One window from the genome of Hyalangium ruber encodes:
- a CDS encoding RCC1 repeat-containing protein, which translates to MTQTARPAVTRWMTAVLAVLLWSTSVRAEVPSEAAPLEASGAPEQLRRASARRVLATGTGRSFVLAGDGGIYAWGGTRSRDLGTSPERKRASTTPLRMPGMTDAVAVATGLLGQHSLALKEDGTVQAWGGNFRGQLGIGSTSNVQTRVTVSGLSEVEAIAVGFNHSLAVRRDGTVWTWGENGSGQLGDGTQQHRTLPVPVPGLSAVVAVAGGEGHSLALRADGTVWAWGDNSSGQLGDGTQNRRVVPVRVPGLTRVVAIETRRATSYAVRADGTVWVWGNIGAGQLGREAGLRQLTPAQVLGLSKVVALAAGQIHALAVRRDGTVWSWGSGIRGQLGHGELTARAAPHPVVGLHGVVAVAAGMDCSMALRRDGTLWTWGSNTEGEMGTGSDQRSTPTQVVGLTGVQGMGAGTIHTLAVRGDGTVWRWGDTSHMGGAWSVRAVPERVEGLPGAVSSAAGWRHSVVVGQDGTLWTWGDNTYGQLGDGLPEMRAQPALVPGLTEVVAVAAGNFHTLALRADGTVWAWGDNHAGQLGDGTWELRPTPVQVPGLSEVVALAAFADVSVALRGNGEVWVWGDDLNSWEVSPRVPQKVEGLTEVVQVAATVGEIVALRADGTVWQWLVPFSPEEVYPPWEVWGLSEVVAIAHSGSTLHALRADGTVWSMGSNSYGELGTSEDVFYRPSMGAVPGVTGVVALWAGVNRIHAQRADGTLVSWGSNLGGSLGIGVSSQHLEPTRVPLPCKVKVRGEPRESNHCHAEH; encoded by the coding sequence ATGACACAGACAGCCCGACCTGCGGTGACGCGATGGATGACGGCGGTGCTCGCCGTTCTTCTCTGGAGCACGAGCGTCCGCGCCGAAGTTCCTTCTGAAGCAGCGCCGCTCGAGGCGAGTGGCGCTCCCGAGCAACTGCGCCGCGCCTCCGCCCGCAGGGTGCTGGCGACGGGCACGGGCCGGTCCTTCGTCCTGGCGGGAGACGGCGGCATCTACGCCTGGGGAGGAACTCGGAGCCGGGACCTTGGCACCTCTCCGGAGCGGAAGCGGGCCAGCACCACGCCCCTCCGGATGCCGGGGATGACGGATGCGGTCGCCGTGGCCACGGGTCTGCTGGGCCAGCACTCGTTGGCACTGAAGGAGGACGGCACGGTGCAGGCGTGGGGCGGTAACTTCAGGGGGCAGCTCGGCATCGGCTCGACGAGCAACGTCCAGACGCGGGTGACGGTGTCGGGCTTGTCGGAGGTCGAGGCTATCGCCGTGGGCTTCAACCATTCGCTGGCGGTGCGTCGGGATGGCACGGTGTGGACCTGGGGCGAGAATGGCTCCGGCCAACTTGGGGACGGAACGCAGCAGCACCGCACCCTCCCGGTGCCGGTGCCCGGACTGAGCGCGGTGGTGGCGGTGGCTGGGGGCGAAGGCCACTCGCTGGCGTTGCGCGCCGATGGCACGGTGTGGGCCTGGGGTGACAACAGCTCCGGCCAGCTCGGAGATGGGACGCAGAACCGCCGGGTGGTGCCGGTGCGGGTGCCTGGGCTGACGCGGGTGGTGGCCATCGAGACGCGGAGGGCGACTTCGTACGCGGTGCGCGCGGACGGCACGGTGTGGGTCTGGGGCAACATCGGCGCGGGCCAGCTCGGCAGGGAAGCGGGCCTACGGCAGCTGACGCCGGCCCAGGTGCTGGGGCTGAGCAAGGTGGTGGCGCTGGCGGCGGGACAGATTCACGCGCTGGCGGTGCGGCGCGACGGAACGGTGTGGAGCTGGGGCTCCGGTATTCGTGGCCAGCTGGGTCATGGGGAGCTGACGGCGCGCGCCGCACCCCACCCGGTGGTCGGGCTGCACGGGGTAGTGGCCGTGGCGGCGGGCATGGATTGCTCGATGGCACTGCGGAGGGACGGCACGCTGTGGACGTGGGGGAGCAACACCGAGGGGGAAATGGGCACGGGTTCGGACCAGCGGTCGACGCCCACCCAGGTGGTGGGGTTGACGGGTGTGCAGGGAATGGGCGCGGGGACCATCCACACGCTGGCGGTGCGAGGGGACGGCACGGTGTGGAGATGGGGAGACACGAGCCATATGGGGGGCGCCTGGTCGGTCCGCGCGGTGCCGGAGCGCGTGGAGGGACTCCCCGGAGCGGTGAGCTCCGCCGCGGGTTGGAGGCACTCGGTGGTGGTGGGGCAGGACGGCACGCTGTGGACGTGGGGCGACAACACGTATGGCCAGTTGGGAGACGGACTTCCGGAGATGCGCGCGCAGCCGGCGCTGGTGCCGGGGCTGACGGAGGTGGTGGCGGTGGCAGCGGGAAACTTCCACACGCTGGCGCTGCGCGCGGACGGCACGGTCTGGGCGTGGGGCGACAATCATGCGGGCCAACTGGGAGACGGCACGTGGGAGCTGCGGCCTACGCCGGTGCAGGTGCCGGGGCTGAGTGAGGTGGTGGCGCTCGCGGCGTTCGCGGATGTCTCGGTGGCGCTGCGCGGTAACGGCGAGGTGTGGGTGTGGGGAGACGACTTGAACTCCTGGGAGGTGTCCCCCCGGGTGCCCCAGAAGGTGGAGGGGTTGACCGAGGTGGTGCAGGTGGCGGCGACGGTGGGAGAGATCGTCGCCCTGCGCGCGGACGGCACGGTGTGGCAGTGGCTGGTGCCCTTCAGCCCGGAGGAGGTGTACCCGCCGTGGGAGGTGTGGGGCTTGTCGGAAGTGGTGGCCATCGCGCACAGCGGCAGCACGCTGCACGCGCTGCGCGCGGACGGCACGGTCTGGAGCATGGGAAGCAACAGCTACGGTGAGCTGGGAACGTCGGAGGATGTCTTCTACCGTCCCTCGATGGGAGCGGTGCCAGGGGTGACGGGGGTGGTGGCGCTCTGGGCGGGAGTCAACCGCATCCACGCGCAGCGCGCGGACGGGACGCTGGTGAGCTGGGGAAGCAACCTGGGTGGCTCCTTGGGTATCGGCGTATCGTCGCAGCACCTGGAGCCCACGCGGGTGCCGCTGCCGTGCAAGGTGAAGGTGCGAGGGGAGCCGCGCGAGTCGAACCACTGCCACGCGGAGCACTGA